The following are from one region of the Streptomyces brevispora genome:
- a CDS encoding zinc-dependent alcohol dehydrogenase family protein, with protein sequence MRAAIIESIGKVSVETVPDPAPGPRDVVIAVKACGLCGTDLHILQGEFAPALPIIPGHEFAGEIVETGSEVTELAIGDNVAVDPSLHCHECHYCRSGRGNLCDNWNAIGVSKPGGAAEFAVAPVANCVKLPDHVDVRTAALIEPLSCAVRGYDVLRSTLGAEVLIYGSGTMGLMMLELAKRTGAASVDVLDVNPDRLTTAVALGVSRSAASADELETVRGWDLVVDATGNAGAIQDGLGRVAKGGTFLQFGVADYATTAVIEPYRIYNREITITGSMAVLHSYERAAALFAGGVIDPAVFISDRLPLEQYPDALERFKAGLGRKIVVEP encoded by the coding sequence ATGAGGGCTGCGATCATCGAGTCCATCGGCAAGGTGTCGGTCGAGACCGTCCCCGACCCCGCCCCCGGCCCCCGGGACGTGGTCATCGCCGTCAAGGCCTGCGGACTGTGCGGCACCGATCTCCACATCCTGCAGGGCGAGTTCGCACCCGCGTTGCCGATCATCCCCGGCCATGAGTTCGCGGGCGAGATCGTGGAGACAGGCTCCGAAGTGACCGAGCTGGCCATCGGCGACAACGTCGCGGTCGATCCGTCGCTGCACTGCCACGAATGCCACTACTGCCGCAGCGGGCGCGGGAACCTCTGCGACAACTGGAACGCGATCGGGGTCAGCAAGCCCGGCGGAGCCGCCGAGTTCGCCGTCGCCCCGGTGGCGAACTGCGTGAAGCTCCCGGACCATGTCGACGTACGCACGGCGGCGCTGATCGAACCGCTGTCCTGCGCGGTGCGCGGCTACGACGTACTCAGGTCCACGCTGGGAGCCGAGGTGCTCATCTACGGCTCCGGCACGATGGGACTGATGATGCTGGAGCTCGCCAAGCGCACCGGCGCCGCCTCCGTGGATGTGCTGGACGTCAATCCGGACCGCCTGACCACCGCGGTCGCACTCGGTGTCTCGCGCTCCGCCGCCTCGGCCGACGAGCTGGAGACGGTGCGGGGCTGGGACCTCGTCGTCGACGCCACCGGAAATGCGGGCGCCATCCAGGACGGGCTCGGCAGGGTCGCCAAGGGAGGCACGTTCCTTCAGTTCGGGGTCGCCGACTACGCCACGACAGCCGTCATCGAGCCGTACCGGATCTACAACCGGGAGATCACCATCACCGGCTCGATGGCGGTGCTGCACAGCTACGAGCGCGCCGCCGCGCTGTTCGCCGGCGGAGTGATCGACCCCGCGGTCTTCATCAGCGACCGGCTGCCACTGGAGCAGTACCCCGATGCCCTGGAGCGGTTCAAGGCGGGACTGGGCCGCAAGATCGTGGTCGAGCCGTGA
- a CDS encoding carbohydrate ABC transporter permease, giving the protein MSASVSTPERSPAGASGASSAPAPRKPGRVPGRARVWAIRAPLLPALVFLIAVTQLPFVATVVISFFDWNSLSPDKRAFSAFSNYGEVFSDPSLRDSVFTTVLLTASVVIVSVVLGLLLALLLDRKFIGRGFVRTLLITPFLLVPVSAALMWKHVLYNPEYGLLNGAWAWFAGLFGVDNPGQPDWISDMPLAAVATALVWQWTPFMMLILLAGLQSRSAEQMEAARLDGANAWQMFCYLTLPHLRRYLELGVLLGSIYIVQNFDAVFTITAGGLGTANLPYTIYQTFYQAHEYGLASAAGVVVVIGTIVVATFALRVVSSLFSEEAGRA; this is encoded by the coding sequence GTGAGTGCCTCGGTCTCCACCCCCGAACGCTCCCCTGCCGGCGCGTCCGGTGCGTCGAGCGCCCCCGCGCCCCGGAAACCCGGCAGGGTTCCAGGCCGGGCACGCGTCTGGGCCATCCGCGCCCCGCTGCTGCCCGCCCTCGTGTTCCTGATCGCCGTGACCCAACTGCCTTTCGTGGCAACGGTGGTGATCTCATTCTTCGACTGGAACTCGCTCTCGCCCGACAAGCGCGCCTTCAGCGCGTTCTCCAACTACGGCGAGGTGTTCAGCGACCCGAGTCTGCGGGACTCGGTGTTCACCACGGTCCTGCTCACCGCGAGCGTGGTGATCGTCAGCGTCGTACTCGGACTCCTCCTCGCCCTCCTCCTCGACCGCAAGTTCATCGGCCGGGGCTTCGTCCGCACGCTGCTGATCACGCCCTTCCTGCTGGTGCCCGTCTCGGCGGCGCTGATGTGGAAGCACGTGCTGTACAACCCCGAGTACGGCCTGCTGAACGGGGCCTGGGCATGGTTCGCCGGACTGTTCGGCGTCGACAACCCCGGACAGCCCGACTGGATCTCCGACATGCCGCTGGCCGCGGTCGCGACCGCCCTCGTCTGGCAGTGGACCCCGTTCATGATGCTCATCCTGCTCGCCGGGCTGCAGAGCCGGTCCGCCGAGCAGATGGAGGCCGCCCGGCTGGACGGCGCGAACGCCTGGCAGATGTTCTGCTACCTGACGCTGCCGCATCTGCGCCGCTACCTGGAACTGGGTGTGCTCCTCGGCTCGATCTACATCGTGCAGAACTTCGACGCGGTGTTCACTATCACCGCCGGCGGACTCGGCACGGCCAACCTTCCATACACGATCTACCAGACCTTCTACCAAGCCCATGAATACGGACTGGCGTCCGCCGCAGGCGTGGTCGTGGTGATCGGCACCATCGTCGTCGCCACCTTCGCCCTGCGTGTGGTCTCGTCCCTCTTCAGCGAGGAGGCGGGCCGCGCATGA
- a CDS encoding ATP-dependent Clp protease ATP-binding subunit: MSMAFDSPFGPSDPFSELLNRFFGMSPASSPPAVQRVPIGRLLTESSHELLNLATRRAAEDGTSDLDTEHLLWAATQVEPARKLVSQVGIDPDALAAQIAEVLPRESGEPSAEPGLTPAAKRTLATAYAHSQAAGVSYIGPEHILGALLNDADSGAARFMRAEDLDVQKLRGLTEPAPRADGAPAAGNQPATTLDEFGRDLTEEAKAGRLDPVVGRSEEIEQTVEILSRRTKNNPVLIGEPGVGKTAIVEGLAQRIVAGEVPDTLKDKRVVSLDLSGMVAGAQYRGQFEERLKKVIEDVQAAGGDIILFIDELHTVVGAGATGEGSMDAGNMLKPALARGELHVVGATTIDEYRKHIEKDAALERRFQPVLIPEPTVEETVQILEGLRDVYEAHHQVRFADGALAAAAELSDRYISDRFLPDKAIDLMDQAGARVRLRSAGRSTEVVSREDRLAKLRREKDQAVAGEEFERASGLKQQIGELEGELAGIEERREGVVSVTAADIADIVARRTGIPVSQLTADEKEKLLELEAAMHARIVGQDEAVTAVSEAVRRNRAGMGDPNRPVGSFLFLGPTGVGKTELAKTLAELLFGNEDLMIRFDMSEFQERHTVARLVGAPPGYVGYDEAGQLTEKVRRHPYSVVLFDEVEKAHPDIFNTLLQILDDGRLTDGQGRTVDFRHCVVIMTSNIGAHRILAHAGDAAELKDELMGDLRGRFLPEFLNRIDDIIVFHSLTEDDLSEIVEHLLDRSKHRVHAQGMNLDVTEAAKKLLVAHGYQPEFGARPLRRTIQTELDNRIASLLLGGEAEPGDTIIADVKDNSLHCTLRGEAS; this comes from the coding sequence ATGTCGATGGCGTTCGATTCACCCTTCGGTCCGTCCGATCCGTTCAGTGAATTGTTGAACAGGTTCTTCGGCATGTCGCCCGCCTCCTCGCCCCCCGCGGTGCAGCGCGTACCGATCGGGCGGCTCCTGACGGAGTCGTCGCACGAACTCCTCAATCTGGCCACGCGACGGGCGGCCGAGGACGGGACGTCCGACCTCGATACCGAGCATCTCCTGTGGGCGGCGACTCAGGTCGAGCCCGCGCGGAAACTCGTGTCTCAGGTCGGCATCGACCCCGACGCGCTTGCCGCCCAGATCGCCGAGGTGCTTCCCCGGGAGTCCGGTGAGCCGTCCGCGGAACCCGGGCTCACCCCGGCGGCGAAACGTACCCTGGCCACCGCCTACGCCCATTCGCAGGCGGCAGGGGTGTCCTACATCGGACCCGAGCACATCCTCGGCGCGCTCCTCAACGACGCCGACTCCGGCGCAGCCCGGTTCATGCGCGCGGAGGACCTGGACGTGCAGAAGCTGCGCGGCCTCACGGAACCGGCGCCGCGCGCGGACGGCGCCCCCGCCGCCGGGAACCAGCCGGCCACGACCCTGGACGAGTTCGGCAGGGACCTGACCGAGGAGGCCAAGGCGGGCAGGCTCGACCCGGTGGTCGGCCGGTCAGAGGAGATCGAGCAGACCGTCGAGATCCTCTCGCGCCGCACCAAGAACAATCCCGTGCTGATCGGTGAGCCCGGCGTCGGGAAGACCGCCATCGTGGAGGGCCTGGCCCAGCGCATCGTGGCGGGCGAGGTGCCCGACACGCTGAAGGACAAGCGGGTCGTCTCCCTGGACCTGTCCGGCATGGTGGCAGGAGCCCAGTACCGAGGACAGTTCGAGGAACGGCTGAAGAAGGTCATCGAGGACGTCCAGGCGGCCGGCGGCGACATCATTCTCTTCATCGACGAGCTGCACACGGTCGTCGGCGCGGGTGCGACGGGCGAGGGCTCCATGGACGCGGGTAACATGCTCAAGCCCGCACTGGCACGCGGTGAGCTCCACGTAGTGGGAGCGACGACGATCGACGAGTACCGCAAGCACATCGAGAAGGACGCGGCCCTGGAGCGTCGTTTCCAACCCGTCCTGATCCCCGAGCCGACCGTCGAGGAGACGGTGCAGATCCTTGAGGGGCTGCGGGACGTCTACGAGGCCCACCACCAGGTCCGCTTCGCCGACGGGGCCCTGGCGGCAGCGGCGGAACTGTCCGACCGCTACATCAGCGACCGGTTCCTGCCCGACAAGGCCATCGACCTGATGGACCAGGCCGGCGCCCGGGTACGGCTGCGGAGCGCCGGCCGCTCCACCGAGGTCGTCAGCCGGGAGGACCGCCTCGCGAAGCTGCGACGCGAGAAGGACCAGGCGGTGGCCGGGGAGGAGTTCGAGAGGGCCTCGGGGCTGAAACAGCAGATCGGCGAGCTGGAGGGCGAGCTGGCGGGAATCGAGGAACGCCGCGAAGGCGTCGTCTCGGTGACCGCCGCGGACATCGCGGACATCGTCGCCCGGCGGACCGGCATCCCGGTCTCCCAGCTCACCGCCGACGAGAAGGAGAAGCTCCTCGAGCTCGAAGCGGCGATGCATGCCAGGATCGTGGGCCAGGACGAGGCGGTCACCGCGGTCTCCGAGGCCGTACGCCGCAACCGCGCGGGCATGGGGGACCCGAACCGTCCCGTCGGATCGTTCCTCTTCCTCGGGCCCACGGGCGTGGGCAAGACCGAGCTGGCCAAGACGCTCGCGGAGCTGCTGTTCGGCAACGAGGACCTCATGATCCGGTTCGACATGAGCGAGTTCCAGGAGAGGCACACGGTCGCGCGGCTCGTCGGCGCACCTCCCGGTTACGTGGGTTACGACGAGGCCGGCCAGCTCACCGAGAAGGTCCGGCGTCACCCGTACAGCGTGGTGCTGTTCGACGAGGTGGAGAAGGCGCACCCCGACATCTTCAACACGCTGCTCCAGATTCTCGACGACGGCCGCCTCACGGACGGACAGGGACGCACGGTCGACTTCCGCCACTGCGTCGTCATCATGACGTCCAACATCGGCGCCCATCGCATCCTCGCCCACGCGGGCGACGCGGCCGAGCTCAAGGACGAGCTGATGGGGGATCTGCGGGGGCGGTTCCTGCCCGAGTTCCTCAACCGCATCGACGACATCATCGTGTTTCACAGCCTTACCGAGGACGATCTGTCGGAGATCGTCGAGCACCTCCTGGACCGCAGCAAGCACCGTGTCCATGCCCAGGGCATGAATCTGGACGTCACCGAAGCGGCGAAGAAGTTGCTGGTCGCTCATGGCTACCAGCCCGAGTTCGGCGCCCGCCCACTGCGCCGCACGATCCAGACGGAACTCGACAACCGGATCGCCTCCCTGCTCCTCGGAGGCGAGGCCGAGCCCGGAGACACGATCATCGCCGACGTGAAGGACAACTCGCTCCACTGCACCCTCCGCGGCGAAGCCTCCTGA
- a CDS encoding PfkB family carbohydrate kinase: MTGGPDAVLVMGEALVDLVPAADAPGTYRAQPGGAPANVAAGLARLGTPSWFAGALGGDGFARLIEERLVAAGARLGLCTRSELPTALAVADPGPDGTGYHFHLHDTATFRLTERTTDAGRFGAVYAGGLAAVVPPAAEAVAATARAGAEHSVLVVDPNVREDRTLDDGFTVRRLRELCALAQVLKVSDEDVAALWPGAAPEDTCAQLAAENALVVLTRGSAGSTAFTRDMGRVSVPAVQADVVNTIGAGDAFMAAVLSWLGDAGAFRDGAAAQLSRDRAAEMLTFASRVAASVVAQSGTEPSRPRRDGTPVQADGGGGLPV, encoded by the coding sequence GTGACCGGTGGCCCCGATGCCGTCCTGGTGATGGGCGAGGCGCTCGTCGACCTGGTACCCGCCGCGGACGCCCCGGGGACATACCGGGCCCAGCCGGGTGGTGCTCCCGCCAATGTCGCCGCCGGACTCGCCCGGCTGGGCACGCCCAGCTGGTTCGCGGGAGCGCTCGGCGGTGACGGCTTCGCCCGCCTGATCGAGGAGCGGCTGGTCGCCGCCGGTGCGCGACTGGGCCTGTGTACACGCTCGGAGCTGCCCACCGCGCTCGCGGTGGCCGACCCCGGACCTGACGGCACCGGCTACCACTTCCACCTGCACGACACGGCCACCTTCCGGCTGACGGAGCGTACGACCGACGCGGGCCGCTTCGGCGCCGTGTACGCGGGCGGACTCGCCGCGGTCGTCCCGCCCGCGGCCGAGGCGGTGGCCGCGACCGCGCGCGCCGGGGCCGAGCACTCCGTGCTGGTGGTCGACCCCAATGTGCGCGAGGACCGCACGCTCGACGACGGGTTCACCGTGCGCCGGCTGCGGGAGCTGTGCGCACTGGCCCAGGTCCTCAAGGTCAGTGACGAAGACGTGGCCGCGCTCTGGCCGGGCGCGGCGCCCGAGGACACCTGCGCACAGCTCGCCGCGGAGAACGCTCTCGTGGTCCTCACTCGCGGATCCGCGGGCAGCACGGCATTCACCCGGGACATGGGCCGGGTATCCGTACCCGCGGTGCAGGCCGACGTGGTCAACACGATCGGCGCGGGCGACGCGTTCATGGCGGCGGTGCTCAGCTGGCTGGGCGATGCCGGAGCGTTCCGCGACGGCGCCGCCGCACAGCTGTCGCGCGACCGGGCAGCCGAGATGCTGACGTTCGCCTCGCGGGTGGCGGCCTCCGTGGTCGCGCAGTCGGGGACCGAGCCCTCGCGGCCGCGGCGTGACGGCACACCGGTGCAGGCCGACGGGGGCGGCGGCCTGCCGGTCTGA
- a CDS encoding carbohydrate ABC transporter permease, which yields MSTLTAPNTRGHAGAARTGRRRSTVLGLLAWAVGIVFCAPALWMLLTSFHSEADAATNPPSPGAPLTLDGYRVFFGADGGASPWPPLINSLTASVFSTLIVLVLALPAAYALSIKRVEKWTDVMFFFLSTKMLPVVAGLLPVYLFAKNTGMLDNIWFLVILYTSMNLPIAVWMMQSFLADVPVSIIEAAQVDGARLPTVLARVVAPVAAPGIAATSLICFIFSWNELLFARVLTGVAAQTAPVFLTSFVTSQGLFLAQLCAASVVVSLPVLAAGFAAQDKLVQGLSLGAVK from the coding sequence ATGAGTACCCTGACCGCTCCGAACACCCGTGGCCACGCCGGGGCGGCACGCACGGGCAGGCGCCGCTCCACCGTCCTCGGCCTGCTCGCCTGGGCCGTCGGCATCGTCTTCTGCGCGCCCGCACTCTGGATGCTGCTCACCTCCTTCCACTCGGAGGCCGACGCGGCGACCAACCCGCCGTCGCCCGGTGCGCCCCTCACCCTCGACGGCTACCGGGTGTTCTTCGGCGCCGACGGCGGGGCGAGCCCCTGGCCCCCGCTGATCAACTCCCTGACGGCGTCCGTCTTCTCCACGCTCATCGTGCTCGTACTGGCGCTGCCCGCCGCGTACGCGCTCTCCATCAAGCGAGTGGAGAAGTGGACGGACGTGATGTTCTTCTTCCTGTCCACGAAGATGCTGCCGGTCGTCGCCGGGCTGCTGCCCGTGTACCTGTTCGCCAAGAACACCGGGATGCTCGACAACATCTGGTTCCTCGTCATCCTCTACACGTCGATGAACCTGCCGATCGCGGTATGGATGATGCAGTCGTTCCTGGCGGACGTGCCGGTCTCCATCATCGAGGCCGCACAGGTCGACGGCGCCCGGCTGCCAACGGTGCTGGCCAGGGTGGTGGCGCCGGTGGCCGCCCCCGGCATCGCGGCCACCTCGCTGATCTGCTTCATCTTCAGCTGGAACGAGCTGCTCTTCGCCCGGGTGCTGACCGGGGTGGCGGCCCAGACCGCACCGGTCTTCCTGACGAGCTTCGTCACCAGCCAGGGACTCTTCCTCGCCCAGCTGTGTGCCGCGTCCGTCGTCGTGTCCCTGCCGGTGCTTGCCGCCGGCTTCGCCGCTCAGGACAAACTCGTCCAGGGCCTTTCTCTTGGAGCTGTCAAATGA